Below is a genomic region from Gracilimonas sp..
TTATATTCTGTCCAGATTTTTAGTGAAGATCTCAAGTTCGAAGATTTCAATCCCAAGACCCGATTCGAAAAATGGGCTGCGGTTGAGGTAGATGGCTTTGGTGACGAATTGCCTGAAGGTTTGGAGTCATATACACTGATTGGAGGTAAATATGCGGTTTTTATTCATAAAGGACTCCCCTCCGATTTCCCTAAAACCAGCCGGTATATTCATACCGAATGGTTGCCAAATTCATTCTACGAACTGGATAACCGGCCTCATTTTGAAATTATGGATGAGGATTACGATCCCACCGACCCGGATGCTGAGGAAGAAGTGTGGATTCCCATCAGGCAATCAAACATTGGCTATGACCTGTAACTTTTTTGTCTTCCCCATTTTCTTTTGACGCTTTTGATCGACCAGTTTCGTATTTTTAGTTCTATGAAAACAAGACGTTTCTTGCTTATCCACTTACTTCTGCTACTGCTTGGCGGAAGCGTACAGCTCTCCGCTGAATCACTGCAGAAGTCATCCGAAGCTGAAATACAGCAGACACAGGATTTTGATTTTGAGTCTACATGGCCATCCGGTCAGGCTGTTTTGTTTTCATCTCCTGCTTCAGGTGAAAGCGGGTTTAACTTCAGGGACAGATTACCCGAGTCTAACACCGAAGAAGATCGCAAATCACTTGATTCCTCCTCCTGGCTGAATACTTTCAGGAGTACACCCGATTCCATCTATTTTGAGTTCTCTGAACTGATCGATGGAAGTCAGACCATCAAAAAGCTGCTTTTCCCCTTCCACTCTTTTCTATAAATCATCTTGATTTACAGCCAGGTCTATGGCTGTATCGCTTTTTCAAAATCATGAGCTATCAGAGCTAAGCTTTGCTCATGACAATCGATTTCACACAAAATTATATCAAGATGGAAATAGATTTATTTTCAATTATCGTTGTAGTAATAGCCTTCTCACTTTTTGCAATTCCAATTGCTATCGACAAGATGAGAAATAAAAAGCAAGACGAATCACAAGAAACGAACTAAGCTGATCTAAAACCCCGGCCAAGCGTCGGGGTTTAATTTTTTAACTGAATCAATCCGGTTTCAGAAAGTCAGCGTATTGATTGATGAATGAAATAACAATTAACTGAATATTCATCATCATGAAGAAATCAATTCTTACCCTGTTATCATTTTTATTCATCAGCGCTTCAGTATTTGCTCAAAACACCGTTATGGTTGGTGGAGAAGCCATGTATCCCTCGAGGACTATAGTGGAAAATGCTGTTAATTCTGAGGCACATACCACATTAGTAGCAGCCGTAAAAGCGGCTGACTTAGTGGAAACACTTTCATCTGATGGACCCTTTACAGTTTTCGCTCCTACCAATGATGCGTTTGAAAATCTCCCGGAAGGAACCGTTCAAACATTACTTAAACCTGAAAATAAAGACCAACTAACGGGTGTGCTTACCTATCATGTGGTAGCCGGAAAACTGGATGCAAAAGCTATTCAAAAGGCTATCAAAAAAGGAAAAGGTACGGCCACTTTCACTACGGTAAATGGCGCCAGGCTTATGGCAACCATGAATGGAATGTCTAATGTGGTATTGAAGGATGAGAATGGAAATACTGCAAACATCACCACCTACGATGTCTATCAATCAAATGGTGTGATTCATGTTATTGACGCGGTTGTATTACCTAAATAAAATTCAGATTACTTACTGTCTTTTATAATCCGGCTCCGGTGCTCTGCATCGGAGCTTTTTTATGCCTCTTTTTTTCTGCCCATCAATCGCTTGCGGAAGAACCACACCAATAAAAGTGCAAGTCCCCATTGCAGCACAACCGTCATCACGGAAAATGGACTTAGCGGATTATACCAGGTATCAGGTGCGTAAGAGGTAGCAGAAAGATACATCCACCATCCCAGTAGCGTTACTACTTCAATAGGCACTACATACTTGATAATAATTTCCCACCATGGGCCTAAAGTAGCAGAGCGTTCTTCTGTATTGATAAGCTCATTACGGAATTTTTGGGTTCCATATTTAATAACGGCATAGGAAATCAGAGCTCCTGAAACCATCAATCCCACTCCCCATACAAAATCCTGATTGGCAAAGAAGGTCAGGTTTAGGGCAGATGGTATCCCGAAGCCAAATCCTGCAGCACAAATGATCAGCGTGGCTCTTTTTCGTTCAGCTCCCATATCCACAAATACTTTTACGGCGAGCTCGATCATGGAGATCAATGAGCTGAAGGCTGCAAAAGTTAATCCGAGGAAAAATAGAATCGCAAATATTCCGCCGCCTCCCATAGTCGCAAAAAGCTGAGGCATCCATATAAAAGTTAGACCGGTTGAAGCAGGGCCGGAGGTCTTCATCACTTCCAGAATTTCACCGCTGCCCATTTGTGGGCTCAGGGTTCCAAATACGGTAGAAAAGATAATAATGGCAGCTAACAACGATACCATGTTATTTCCTATTCCGGTCTGGAAGGCACTTATAGTGACATCATCCGTTTTACGCATATAAGCCGCATAAGTAAGGATCAAACCCCAGGCAGCGCCGGTATCCCAGGCATTCTGAGTGAGAGCTTCCAGCCATATTTCCGGCTTCTTCAACGTTGACCAGTCCGGCGTGAACAGATATTCGATTCCAAGTCCGCTGCCTTCCAGAGATAAAGCCTTAAACAGTGAAACAATTAACACTAATAATAAAGATGGTATCAGCACCTTATTTACTTTCTCGATAGACGAAATTCCCTTAATAACGATAAATCCTCCCACACTCATCACAAAGGCATGAGCGATAAGTGGCCAGCTGGAACCCTGAAATC
It encodes:
- a CDS encoding GyrI-like domain-containing protein, with amino-acid sequence MQEPRIVTISDIKLIGKHIQTSLEENKTAELWKSFHPEVKNIRNNTGSGLYSVQIFSEDLKFEDFNPKTRFEKWAAVEVDGFGDELPEGLESYTLIGGKYAVFIHKGLPSDFPKTSRYIHTEWLPNSFYELDNRPHFEIMDEDYDPTDPDAEEEVWIPIRQSNIGYDL
- a CDS encoding fasciclin domain-containing protein; this translates as MKKSILTLLSFLFISASVFAQNTVMVGGEAMYPSRTIVENAVNSEAHTTLVAAVKAADLVETLSSDGPFTVFAPTNDAFENLPEGTVQTLLKPENKDQLTGVLTYHVVAGKLDAKAIQKAIKKGKGTATFTTVNGARLMATMNGMSNVVLKDENGNTANITTYDVYQSNGVIHVIDAVVLPK
- a CDS encoding sodium-dependent transporter codes for the protein MSANTKERFSSKLGLILSVLGIAIGTGNIWRFPRIAAQNGGEEGAGAFLFAWICFLILWSIPLIIAEYGMGRNGRKGVVGSFVELIGEKKGWLGGFVGFVATAIMFYYSVVAGWCLYYLITSVTEALPANLQQANAIWEGFQGSSWPLIAHAFVMSVGGFIVIKGISSIEKVNKVLIPSLLLVLIVSLFKALSLEGSGLGIEYLFTPDWSTLKKPEIWLEALTQNAWDTGAAWGLILTYAAYMRKTDDVTISAFQTGIGNNMVSLLAAIIIFSTVFGTLSPQMGSGEILEVMKTSGPASTGLTFIWMPQLFATMGGGGIFAILFFLGLTFAAFSSLISMIELAVKVFVDMGAERKRATLIICAAGFGFGIPSALNLTFFANQDFVWGVGLMVSGALISYAVIKYGTQKFRNELINTEERSATLGPWWEIIIKYVVPIEVVTLLGWWMYLSATSYAPDTWYNPLSPFSVMTVVLQWGLALLLVWFFRKRLMGRKKEA